A single Phoenix dactylifera cultivar Barhee BC4 chromosome 1, palm_55x_up_171113_PBpolish2nd_filt_p, whole genome shotgun sequence DNA region contains:
- the LOC103715977 gene encoding homeobox protein knotted-1-like 13 isoform X3, which translates to MAFHNHLSHEMGLPQYAEQRLGDGTAVLGTMDQLGGQLSSSSDASPAAKDRLMAEAAGKPPLAGGGGGRGPTWLNSAILRQQGHQYVDGSFLHLQTTSDSSASPAGGATTPGGGGGQWLPRPAILQRSGSDDEVPVSSDSMIAVAISADAGGSGQQAHGHRGAELGEGEAAGQGVAAAAAGGGGAGEHVGEGSWQNARYKAEILAHPLYEQLLSAHVACLRIATPVDQLPRIDAQLAQSQHVVAKYSVLGHGNQMLGDDKELDQFMTHYVLLLCSFKEQLQQHVRVHAMEAVMACWELEQSLQSLTGVSPGEGTGATMSDDDEDQADSDTNLFDGSLGDGIDSMGFGPLIPTETERSLMDRVRQELKHELRQGYKEKIVDIREEILRKRRAGKLPGDTTSTLKAWWQSHSKWPYPTEDDKARLVQETGLQLKQINNWFINQRKRNWHNNPSSSSTLKSKRKR; encoded by the exons ACGGCGGTGCTTGGAACCATGGACCAGCTTGGAGGCcagctctcctcctcctccgacgCCTCCCCCGCCGCTAAGGACCGCCTCATGGCCGAGGCCGCCGGGAAGCCGCCGCTCGCCGGCGGAGGCGGTGGAAGGGGGCCGACGTGGCTCAACAGCGCAATTCTCCGGCAGCAGGGGCACCAGTACGTGGACGGGAGCTTCCTCCACCTCCAGACCACCTCCGATTCATCGGCGTCGCCGGCGGGCGGAGCCACCACccccggcggcggcggggggcAGTGGCTGCCGCGGCCGGCGATCCTGCAGCGGAGCGGGAGCGACGACGAGGTGCCCGTGTCCAGCGACTCCATGATCGCCGTGGCGATCTCCGCCGACGCCGGGGGGAGTGGCCAGCAGGCCCACGGCCACCGCGGAGCGGAGTTGGGGGAAGGGGAGGCGGCCGGGCAGGGGGTAGCCGCGGCGGCCGCCGGTGGCGGCGGGGCTGGGGAGCATGTGGGAGAGGGTTCGTGGCAGAACGCGAGGTACAAGGCGGAGATACTGGCGCATCCTTTGTACGAGCAGCTGCTGTCGGCGCACGTGGCGTGCCTCCGGATCGCGACGCCGGTGGACCAGCTCCCGCGGATCGACGCTCAGCTGGCCCAATCTCAGCACGTGGTGGCCAAGTACTCGGTGCTCGGACACGGCAACCAGATGCTCGGAGACGACAAGGAGCTCGATCAGTTCATG ACACATTATGTGTTGCTACTCTGTTCCTTCAAAGAACAACTACAGCAGCATGTGCGTGTTCATGCAATGGAAGCAGTAATGGCTTGCTGGGAGCTTGAACAGTCTCTACAAAGCCTCACAG GTGTCTCTCCTGGCGAAGGCACAGGTGCTACTATgtctgatgatgatgaagacCAGGCAGACAGTGACACGAACTTGTTTGATGGAAGCTTGGGGGATGGAATTGATAGCATGGGATTTGGTCCCCTTATTCCAACAGAGACTGAACGGTCCTTGATGGATCGTGTAAGGCAAGAGCTGAAGCACGAACTGAGACAG GGGTACAAAGAAAAAATTGTAGACATAAGGGAGGAGATTCTACGCAAGCGAAGAGCTGGAAAACTCCCAGGGGATACCACTTCTACTCTAAAGGCTTGGTGGCAGTCTCATTCTAAGTGGCCATACCCAACA GAGGACGACAAGGCACGGTTAGTGCAGGAAACAGGACTACAACTAAAGCAGATCAATAACTGGTTCATCAACCAAAGGAAAAGGAACTGGCACAACAATCCATCTTCATCCAGTACTCTGAAGAGTAAGCGCAAAAG GTGA
- the LOC103715977 gene encoding homeobox protein knotted-1-like 13 isoform X2, with protein MAFHNHLSHEMGLPQYAEQRLGDGTAVLGTMDQLGGQLSSSSDASPAAKDRLMAEAAGKPPLAGGGGGRGPTWLNSAILRQQGHQYVDGSFLHLQTTSDSSASPAGGATTPGGGGGQWLPRPAILQRSGSDDEVPVSSDSMIAVAISADAGGSGQQAHGHRGAELGEGEAAGQGVAAAAAGGGGAGEHVGEGSWQNARYKAEILAHPLYEQLLSAHVACLRIATPVDQLPRIDAQLAQSQHVVAKYSVLGHGNQMLGDDKELDQFMTHYVLLLCSFKEQLQQHVRVHAMEAVMACWELEQSLQSLTGVSPGEGTGATMSDDDEDQADSDTNLFDGSLGDGIDSMGFGPLIPTETERSLMDRVRQELKHELRQGYKEKIVDIREEILRKRRAGKLPGDTTSTLKAWWQSHSKWPYPTEDDKARLVQETGLQLKQINNWFINQRKRNWHNNPSSSSTLKSKRKRRQAEVRSDVRLQALLTVTVDNLTNIYA; from the exons ACGGCGGTGCTTGGAACCATGGACCAGCTTGGAGGCcagctctcctcctcctccgacgCCTCCCCCGCCGCTAAGGACCGCCTCATGGCCGAGGCCGCCGGGAAGCCGCCGCTCGCCGGCGGAGGCGGTGGAAGGGGGCCGACGTGGCTCAACAGCGCAATTCTCCGGCAGCAGGGGCACCAGTACGTGGACGGGAGCTTCCTCCACCTCCAGACCACCTCCGATTCATCGGCGTCGCCGGCGGGCGGAGCCACCACccccggcggcggcggggggcAGTGGCTGCCGCGGCCGGCGATCCTGCAGCGGAGCGGGAGCGACGACGAGGTGCCCGTGTCCAGCGACTCCATGATCGCCGTGGCGATCTCCGCCGACGCCGGGGGGAGTGGCCAGCAGGCCCACGGCCACCGCGGAGCGGAGTTGGGGGAAGGGGAGGCGGCCGGGCAGGGGGTAGCCGCGGCGGCCGCCGGTGGCGGCGGGGCTGGGGAGCATGTGGGAGAGGGTTCGTGGCAGAACGCGAGGTACAAGGCGGAGATACTGGCGCATCCTTTGTACGAGCAGCTGCTGTCGGCGCACGTGGCGTGCCTCCGGATCGCGACGCCGGTGGACCAGCTCCCGCGGATCGACGCTCAGCTGGCCCAATCTCAGCACGTGGTGGCCAAGTACTCGGTGCTCGGACACGGCAACCAGATGCTCGGAGACGACAAGGAGCTCGATCAGTTCATG ACACATTATGTGTTGCTACTCTGTTCCTTCAAAGAACAACTACAGCAGCATGTGCGTGTTCATGCAATGGAAGCAGTAATGGCTTGCTGGGAGCTTGAACAGTCTCTACAAAGCCTCACAG GTGTCTCTCCTGGCGAAGGCACAGGTGCTACTATgtctgatgatgatgaagacCAGGCAGACAGTGACACGAACTTGTTTGATGGAAGCTTGGGGGATGGAATTGATAGCATGGGATTTGGTCCCCTTATTCCAACAGAGACTGAACGGTCCTTGATGGATCGTGTAAGGCAAGAGCTGAAGCACGAACTGAGACAG GGGTACAAAGAAAAAATTGTAGACATAAGGGAGGAGATTCTACGCAAGCGAAGAGCTGGAAAACTCCCAGGGGATACCACTTCTACTCTAAAGGCTTGGTGGCAGTCTCATTCTAAGTGGCCATACCCAACA GAGGACGACAAGGCACGGTTAGTGCAGGAAACAGGACTACAACTAAAGCAGATCAATAACTGGTTCATCAACCAAAGGAAAAGGAACTGGCACAACAATCCATCTTCATCCAGTACTCTGAAGAGTAAGCGCAAAAG ACGGCAAGCTGAGGTTAGAAGCGATGTTCGATTGCAAGCATTGCTCACTGTCACAGTGGACAATTTGACAAATATCTATGCATGA
- the LOC103715977 gene encoding homeobox protein knotted-1-like 13 isoform X1, with protein sequence MAFHNHLSHEMGLPQYAEQRLGDGTAVLGTMDQLGGQLSSSSDASPAAKDRLMAEAAGKPPLAGGGGGRGPTWLNSAILRQQGHQYVDGSFLHLQTTSDSSASPAGGATTPGGGGGQWLPRPAILQRSGSDDEVPVSSDSMIAVAISADAGGSGQQAHGHRGAELGEGEAAGQGVAAAAAGGGGAGEHVGEGSWQNARYKAEILAHPLYEQLLSAHVACLRIATPVDQLPRIDAQLAQSQHVVAKYSVLGHGNQMLGDDKELDQFMTHYVLLLCSFKEQLQQHVRVHAMEAVMACWELEQSLQSLTGVSPGEGTGATMSDDDEDQADSDTNLFDGSLGDGIDSMGFGPLIPTETERSLMDRVRQELKHELRQGYKEKIVDIREEILRKRRAGKLPGDTTSTLKAWWQSHSKWPYPTEDDKARLVQETGLQLKQINNWFINQRKRNWHNNPSSSSTLKSKRKSKHAVCLRSCNSRKGTSSYRNLWGLALLKARVIGKSGLHGTQQN encoded by the exons ACGGCGGTGCTTGGAACCATGGACCAGCTTGGAGGCcagctctcctcctcctccgacgCCTCCCCCGCCGCTAAGGACCGCCTCATGGCCGAGGCCGCCGGGAAGCCGCCGCTCGCCGGCGGAGGCGGTGGAAGGGGGCCGACGTGGCTCAACAGCGCAATTCTCCGGCAGCAGGGGCACCAGTACGTGGACGGGAGCTTCCTCCACCTCCAGACCACCTCCGATTCATCGGCGTCGCCGGCGGGCGGAGCCACCACccccggcggcggcggggggcAGTGGCTGCCGCGGCCGGCGATCCTGCAGCGGAGCGGGAGCGACGACGAGGTGCCCGTGTCCAGCGACTCCATGATCGCCGTGGCGATCTCCGCCGACGCCGGGGGGAGTGGCCAGCAGGCCCACGGCCACCGCGGAGCGGAGTTGGGGGAAGGGGAGGCGGCCGGGCAGGGGGTAGCCGCGGCGGCCGCCGGTGGCGGCGGGGCTGGGGAGCATGTGGGAGAGGGTTCGTGGCAGAACGCGAGGTACAAGGCGGAGATACTGGCGCATCCTTTGTACGAGCAGCTGCTGTCGGCGCACGTGGCGTGCCTCCGGATCGCGACGCCGGTGGACCAGCTCCCGCGGATCGACGCTCAGCTGGCCCAATCTCAGCACGTGGTGGCCAAGTACTCGGTGCTCGGACACGGCAACCAGATGCTCGGAGACGACAAGGAGCTCGATCAGTTCATG ACACATTATGTGTTGCTACTCTGTTCCTTCAAAGAACAACTACAGCAGCATGTGCGTGTTCATGCAATGGAAGCAGTAATGGCTTGCTGGGAGCTTGAACAGTCTCTACAAAGCCTCACAG GTGTCTCTCCTGGCGAAGGCACAGGTGCTACTATgtctgatgatgatgaagacCAGGCAGACAGTGACACGAACTTGTTTGATGGAAGCTTGGGGGATGGAATTGATAGCATGGGATTTGGTCCCCTTATTCCAACAGAGACTGAACGGTCCTTGATGGATCGTGTAAGGCAAGAGCTGAAGCACGAACTGAGACAG GGGTACAAAGAAAAAATTGTAGACATAAGGGAGGAGATTCTACGCAAGCGAAGAGCTGGAAAACTCCCAGGGGATACCACTTCTACTCTAAAGGCTTGGTGGCAGTCTCATTCTAAGTGGCCATACCCAACA GAGGACGACAAGGCACGGTTAGTGCAGGAAACAGGACTACAACTAAAGCAGATCAATAACTGGTTCATCAACCAAAGGAAAAGGAACTGGCACAACAATCCATCTTCATCCAGTACTCTGAAGAGTAAGCGCAAAAG CAAGCATGCTGTCTGCTTGCGAAGCTGCAATAGTCGAAAAGGCACTAGTTCTTACAGGAACCTTTGGGGCTTGGCCTTGCTGAAGGCTCGAGTGATAGGGAAATCAGGTTTACATGGCACGCAACAAAATTGA